The Streptomyces lienomycini sequence ACCCCGCCGAGGGCACCCGCGGCGGCGGTGCCGAACACGGCACGCAGGGCGGTACGCCGGTTCACCGGGGGCCTCCCGCGGTCGGAGCGCCGCGCACGCCGGCGCCGGAGCGAGCCTCCCGTGCGCGCACCGGCGCCCGTCCCGCTCCCCGCGTGCGGAGCGGGTCGCTTCCGCGGCGGCCGCACGGGCTGCCGTACGCCGGTTCACCGGACGCCTCCCCGGTCTCCCGCGCGGGGTACGAGGGCGCGGGCGTGCAGGCCCCGGGGGTGGGCGGGGGTGAGTTCCAGGCGGCCGTCGCGGCCCGCGAGGAGTTGTTCGGCGATGGCGAGGCCCAGCCCCGTGCCGGAGGTGCCGGCCTGGCGGGCCGAGCGCCAGAACCGGGTGGTCGCCCGCTTGATCTCCTCCGCCCGCAGTCCGGGGCCGTCGTCGGTGACGCCGACGACGGCGTACGGGCCCTGCGCGGCGCAGCGCAGCCGGACGTGGGCGCCCTCGCCGGCGTACTTGATCGCGTTGTCCAGGAGGATGTCCGTCACCTGGGCCAGTTCGCGGTCCGTGCAGGCCGCCGTGGCCGCCTCGGTCACCTCGGCGGTGAGGCGGATCCCGGC is a genomic window containing:
- a CDS encoding sensor histidine kinase, with amino-acid sequence MARTVTAALEQQRRLVADTSHQMRNPMAALRLRVDALHTHLRPTADRTYAGVNTELDRLETLLDDILALAAAEHRAGELTVTDDPDARCDATGVVLTQHRLWEPVAHRAGIRLTAEVTEAATAACTDRELAQVTDILLDNAIKYAGEGAHVRLRCAAQGPYAVVGVTDDGPGLRAEEIKRATTRFWRSARQAGTSGTGLGLAIAEQLLAGRDGRLELTPAHPRGLHARALVPRAGDRGGVR